A single genomic interval of Chryseobacterium paludis harbors:
- a CDS encoding DUF4861 domain-containing protein, whose amino-acid sequence MKAIQWVIVMVGIGSLVHAQQSTILLKLQLKNSLDLQRNTQSIEIPLKKVKLLIGKTFRIKETSTGKEIPYQWLKNGDLLVQGDFTAKETKKIEFSQTPSQSLSNMVYGRFIPERLGDFAWENDKIAFRMYGKELEKVPEQNGWGMDAWAKRTDLMVINEWYKLNNYHEDNGDGLDFFQVGKTLGAGDILPYISGEFVYLGNYTSYKILEEGPLRFTFELTYPQVEKGGYEISVVKRISLDAGSQLNKSVATYHFSGRQTLPVFAGIVHWDGKGEKVADQNNHLAAYWPENSKNGIVGTGMLFPYANYYIVDKNKHLGSEIILSNKQSVTFYAGAAWDKAGEITSAKDWEKYLQEFYLKLKYPIQVSK is encoded by the coding sequence ATGAAAGCAATACAATGGGTTATAGTAATGGTAGGCATAGGATCATTGGTTCATGCACAACAATCTACAATACTATTGAAACTACAGCTTAAAAACAGCCTCGATCTTCAGCGTAATACACAGTCAATAGAAATCCCGTTGAAAAAGGTTAAACTTCTTATTGGTAAAACTTTCAGGATCAAAGAAACGTCTACAGGTAAGGAAATACCTTATCAATGGCTCAAGAACGGTGATCTTCTTGTTCAGGGTGATTTTACAGCTAAAGAAACAAAAAAAATAGAATTCTCTCAAACGCCATCACAATCCTTAAGCAATATGGTGTACGGAAGATTTATACCTGAACGTTTAGGAGATTTCGCCTGGGAAAATGATAAGATCGCCTTCCGTATGTATGGTAAAGAATTGGAAAAAGTTCCTGAACAAAATGGATGGGGAATGGACGCATGGGCTAAAAGAACCGACCTAATGGTAATCAATGAATGGTACAAATTAAATAATTATCATGAGGATAATGGAGATGGTTTAGATTTTTTTCAGGTTGGAAAAACCTTAGGAGCCGGAGACATTTTACCTTACATCAGTGGAGAGTTTGTTTATCTTGGAAATTATACTTCATACAAAATTCTGGAGGAAGGACCTCTACGTTTTACTTTTGAGCTTACCTATCCTCAAGTAGAAAAAGGTGGTTACGAAATTTCTGTTGTCAAAAGAATTAGTCTCGATGCAGGCTCTCAACTTAACAAGTCTGTAGCTACCTATCACTTTTCAGGCAGACAAACGCTTCCTGTTTTCGCTGGAATTGTTCATTGGGATGGCAAAGGTGAAAAGGTAGCAGACCAGAATAATCATTTAGCTGCTTACTGGCCTGAGAATTCAAAAAACGGGATTGTAGGAACAGGGATGCTTTTTCCTTACGCTAACTATTATATTGTAGATAAGAATAAACATTTAGGATCAGAAATTATTTTGAGTAATAAACAATCTGTGACCTTTTACGCAGGAGCCGCATGGGATAAAGCAGGAGAAATTACTTCCGCTAAGGATTGGGAAAAATATCTTCAGGAGTTTTACCTAAAACTTAAATATCCAATACAGGTTTCCAAATAA
- a CDS encoding M20/M25/M40 family metallo-hydrolase, translating into MKKFFLAILSIVIILVAILLIKTFTYPFKKNNTTTVAEVKWVKNDSAIQRLSGGIKVPTVSAGDLDVFNYAPFDQFKEYLKKSYPLVYQNTENYEVNKYGLVFKLKGSKPDLEPILFLSHMDVVPPGDADIKNNAQDIFRPNDKALPAVTKVSEDWDYAPFSGAVADGRIYGRGAIDMKGMLFSLMESLTNMIKSGALPQRDIYLALGFDEEVGGRKGAKQIAKHFKEKGLKFDAVYDEGGLILQKGSIKGIDSDVAVVGCAEKGFLSAKIKVKGLGGHSSMPPMQSAIGKAAVIMQRLEEDQMKPMITPLIKEFFDNIGGTMPFVNRLAISNQWLLKSVLLSQLAKNNSTNALIRSTTALTMMKGSDGTNVLSPEVEFVVNFRLLSGDSVKDIRDHIKKATKGFDVEVEEIDNTREASAVSPTNVKAYQLIQEGIKQIYPNAITTPYLTMAGTDAYKYQIVSKNVYRFMPIKITDAEKQSIHSTNEYISIENYMKMIQYFEYIMKNYDK; encoded by the coding sequence ATGAAAAAATTCTTTTTAGCAATTTTAAGTATTGTAATTATTTTGGTAGCAATACTTCTGATTAAAACTTTTACCTATCCATTTAAGAAAAATAATACAACCACAGTTGCTGAAGTAAAATGGGTGAAAAATGATTCTGCAATCCAAAGGCTTTCAGGCGGAATAAAAGTTCCAACTGTATCAGCAGGTGATTTGGATGTTTTCAATTATGCACCATTTGATCAGTTTAAAGAATATCTGAAAAAATCTTATCCTTTAGTATATCAGAATACAGAAAACTATGAAGTGAATAAATATGGATTGGTTTTTAAGTTAAAAGGGAGTAAACCAGATCTTGAACCTATTCTTTTTTTATCACATATGGATGTCGTTCCTCCCGGAGACGCTGACATCAAAAATAATGCACAAGATATTTTCAGGCCTAATGATAAGGCTTTACCTGCGGTAACAAAAGTATCGGAAGATTGGGATTATGCACCTTTTTCGGGAGCAGTTGCTGATGGGAGGATCTATGGAAGAGGTGCGATAGATATGAAGGGAATGTTATTTTCTTTGATGGAATCTCTTACCAATATGATTAAAAGCGGGGCACTTCCACAACGGGATATTTATCTGGCTTTGGGATTTGATGAAGAAGTTGGAGGAAGAAAGGGAGCAAAGCAGATTGCCAAACACTTTAAAGAAAAAGGATTGAAGTTTGATGCCGTCTATGATGAAGGAGGTTTAATATTACAGAAAGGAAGTATTAAAGGAATAGATTCTGATGTAGCGGTAGTGGGATGCGCTGAAAAAGGATTTCTCTCTGCAAAAATAAAGGTAAAAGGTTTAGGCGGCCATTCTTCCATGCCTCCTATGCAAAGTGCTATTGGTAAAGCGGCGGTTATTATGCAGAGGTTGGAAGAAGATCAGATGAAACCCATGATTACTCCTTTAATAAAGGAATTTTTTGATAATATTGGTGGAACAATGCCTTTTGTAAATAGACTTGCTATTTCCAATCAATGGCTTTTAAAATCGGTATTACTTTCCCAACTTGCCAAGAATAATTCTACGAATGCTTTAATTCGCTCTACAACAGCTCTTACCATGATGAAAGGTAGTGATGGAACGAATGTACTTTCTCCGGAAGTTGAATTTGTTGTTAATTTCAGACTTCTTTCAGGAGACTCCGTTAAAGACATCAGGGATCATATTAAAAAAGCTACAAAAGGTTTTGATGTTGAAGTAGAGGAGATTGATAATACAAGGGAAGCTTCTGCTGTGTCGCCTACAAATGTTAAAGCCTATCAACTAATTCAGGAAGGTATTAAGCAGATTTACCCGAATGCTATTACCACACCATATCTCACAATGGCCGGAACGGATGCTTATAAATATCAGATCGTTAGTAAGAATGTCTATAGATTCATGCCAATAAAGATCACTGATGCAGAAAAGCAGAGTATTCACAGTACCAACGAATATATAAGCATAGAAAATTATATGAAAATGATTCAGTACTTTGAGTATATTATGAAAAACTATGACAAATAA
- a CDS encoding helix-turn-helix domain-containing protein — translation MRVKYENFEENNTEAFPFIQPYINKAKREKNYDKLVQGYKDGVFYASSNEKKLIYADSTIWAAKLSGDRDLISTAYLEKGVVYYYHYKRFQAALNEYLKAYEYSKNTKNDFLKYQNLYHIGVVKSYLGYYEEASKLFEQCIDYYNPKSKSGLHPNEVYNNKKGYLNSLHQLIICYRNLKKPDQATLAIETGLEEAGSDSDYEQEKGYFLLSKGILEYDDSEYLAATEYLKESIPPIKKSGDFARLSVDYFYVGKSYAGLKNNAESISYFKKVDSIFQKHQFILPELRENYEILIKHYKKEGDQGQQLYFTSQLLKADSIISRDFIYLSNKIHKEFDTKTLLEEKSKLEKANSWGRSIIVGLILLAVLLAILLIIRYRREKDVQRKYIILEEKFSLQQNLIFEKSLVPIETEEKKTGLDENKVEELLRKLKIFEDKKEYTQKGLTINKLAGQMGTNSNYLSQVINDCKGMNFNKYLSELRINYITRQLFENKEYLKYRIETLAKECGIASRQNFSDLFYEINGIRPTDFIRKRRQELDNKNNFSAFNPI, via the coding sequence TTGAGAGTTAAATACGAAAATTTCGAAGAAAATAATACGGAAGCATTTCCATTTATTCAACCTTATATTAATAAAGCGAAAAGAGAGAAGAATTATGATAAGCTAGTTCAGGGATATAAAGACGGTGTATTTTATGCTTCTTCCAATGAGAAAAAGCTTATCTACGCAGATAGTACAATATGGGCAGCGAAGCTATCAGGAGATAGGGATCTGATTAGCACGGCGTATCTGGAAAAGGGTGTGGTATATTATTATCACTACAAGAGGTTTCAGGCAGCACTTAATGAATACCTTAAAGCCTATGAGTATTCTAAAAATACAAAGAACGATTTTTTAAAATATCAGAATTTATATCATATTGGGGTTGTAAAAAGTTATTTGGGATATTACGAAGAAGCCTCAAAATTGTTTGAGCAATGCATTGATTATTATAATCCTAAATCCAAATCGGGTTTACATCCCAACGAAGTTTATAACAATAAGAAAGGTTATCTTAATAGTCTTCATCAGCTGATTATTTGTTATCGTAACCTAAAAAAGCCAGATCAGGCAACCTTAGCAATTGAGACAGGACTTGAAGAAGCAGGCAGTGATAGTGATTATGAACAGGAAAAAGGCTACTTCCTACTTTCTAAGGGGATTTTAGAATATGATGACAGCGAATATTTAGCCGCAACAGAATACTTAAAAGAATCAATTCCTCCGATTAAGAAAAGTGGAGATTTTGCCAGACTTTCTGTAGATTATTTTTACGTTGGTAAAAGTTATGCAGGGTTAAAAAATAATGCAGAGTCAATTTCATATTTCAAAAAAGTAGATTCAATTTTTCAAAAGCATCAGTTTATCCTTCCTGAACTCAGAGAGAATTATGAGATATTGATCAAGCATTATAAAAAAGAAGGAGATCAGGGACAACAATTATATTTTACCAGCCAGCTTTTAAAAGCGGACAGTATTATCTCAAGAGATTTTATTTACTTATCAAACAAGATCCATAAAGAGTTTGATACAAAAACGCTGCTTGAAGAAAAGAGTAAATTAGAGAAGGCGAACTCATGGGGAAGATCTATTATTGTTGGCCTGATTTTATTGGCTGTTCTGCTTGCAATTTTATTGATTATAAGGTACAGAAGAGAAAAGGATGTACAACGAAAATATATTATTTTAGAAGAAAAATTTAGCCTACAACAGAATTTGATTTTTGAGAAATCTCTTGTGCCTATAGAGACAGAAGAGAAAAAAACAGGATTAGATGAAAACAAAGTAGAAGAATTACTTCGAAAATTAAAAATTTTTGAAGACAAGAAGGAATATACTCAGAAAGGGCTTACTATTAATAAACTTGCCGGCCAAATGGGAACCAATTCCAACTACCTTTCACAGGTGATTAATGATTGCAAGGGGATGAATTTCAATAAGTATTTAAGTGAGCTTAGGATCAATTATATAACCAGACAGCTATTTGAAAATAAAGAATATCTTAAATATAGAATTGAAACGTTAGCTAAAGAATGTGGTATAGCTTCCAGACAAAATTTTTCAGATTTGTTTTATGAAATTAATGGAATCCGTCCAACAGATTTTATCAGGAAAAGGAGACAGGAACTTGATAACAAGAATAATTTTTCGGCTTTTAATCCTATTTAA